A single genomic interval of Sphingobacteriales bacterium harbors:
- a CDS encoding Na+/H+ antiporter gives MVDKFLLFLFLLLIIIGIIMVAKKIKVAYPVLLVITGLLISFIPGLPEIELKPEIVFLLFLPPILYEAAWACSFRELFKWRRIILSFAFIVVFITAISVAFTAYWFIPGFTLALGFLLGGIVSPPDAVSVNAITKFVKVPKRFSTILEGESLLNDATSLIIMQFAIIAVTTGNFDAPQALLKFLWMVIGGVGCGVLLGYVFTKLHKILPTDANMDVIITFITPYLMYILAEEVHGSGVLSVVAGGLFVSQKRYEFLDSTSRVRGVNVWQSFIFLLNGIVFILIGLDLPQIAGGLGDTKLSTAIGYGLLVTIVVMLIRIISSFGAVGTTLILRNFIKVADPNNPGTKGPLVIGWAGMRGVVSLAAALSIPLYLDNGAMFPQRNLILFITFIVILLTLTIQGLTLPFFIKKAKLKELDYPEPEHKVAVALDKELFKISLTYLHETFSKDDQKGKRFHAIVTTLKEQLYEEDEIKLDASSGKIYCKLIDLQRNHLIQINKTQPTIDEEIIHKKMLVLDYQEERMKLRLDL, from the coding sequence ATGGTTGACAAATTTTTACTATTTCTATTCTTGCTGCTAATCATTATTGGCATCATCATGGTGGCCAAAAAAATAAAAGTCGCCTATCCGGTATTATTGGTAATAACAGGCTTACTCATCAGTTTTATTCCGGGCTTACCTGAAATAGAATTAAAACCCGAAATTGTTTTCCTTCTTTTCCTTCCGCCTATATTATACGAAGCAGCCTGGGCCTGCTCGTTCAGAGAGTTGTTTAAATGGCGTCGAATCATTCTCAGCTTTGCTTTTATAGTAGTTTTTATAACCGCTATTAGTGTGGCTTTTACGGCTTATTGGTTTATTCCGGGGTTTACTTTGGCCTTGGGTTTTTTATTGGGCGGTATTGTATCTCCGCCCGATGCAGTAAGTGTTAATGCTATAACAAAGTTTGTAAAAGTTCCCAAACGGTTTTCTACCATTTTAGAAGGTGAAAGCTTGCTGAATGATGCAACTTCGCTTATCATTATGCAGTTTGCAATTATAGCCGTTACTACCGGAAATTTTGATGCCCCCCAAGCTTTGCTTAAGTTTTTATGGATGGTTATAGGTGGCGTAGGGTGCGGCGTTTTATTAGGTTACGTGTTTACCAAACTGCACAAAATATTGCCAACAGATGCCAATATGGATGTAATTATAACCTTTATTACACCCTATTTAATGTATATTTTAGCAGAAGAAGTACATGGCTCTGGTGTTTTATCAGTCGTTGCCGGTGGTTTGTTCGTATCTCAAAAAAGATATGAATTTTTAGACTCAACATCAAGAGTTAGAGGCGTTAATGTTTGGCAGAGTTTTATTTTTCTTCTTAACGGTATTGTGTTTATTCTTATTGGACTTGACCTCCCGCAAATTGCCGGTGGATTAGGCGATACTAAACTATCAACAGCCATTGGTTATGGACTATTAGTAACCATTGTGGTGATGTTGATCCGCATCATCAGTTCATTTGGTGCAGTAGGCACTACCCTAATTCTGCGGAATTTTATAAAAGTTGCCGACCCCAATAATCCCGGCACCAAAGGCCCTTTAGTCATTGGCTGGGCAGGAATGCGAGGCGTTGTTTCGCTTGCTGCAGCTTTGTCAATTCCACTTTATTTAGACAATGGCGCAATGTTTCCGCAAAGAAATTTAATTCTGTTCATCACCTTCATTGTAATTCTTTTAACGCTCACCATTCAAGGATTAACGCTTCCGTTTTTTATTAAAAAAGCTAAATTAAAAGAATTAGATTACCCTGAGCCAGAGCATAAAGTCGCTGTAGCTTTAGATAAAGAATTATTTAAAATATCATTGACTTATCTCCATGAAACCTTCTCTAAAGACGATCAAAAAGGTAAAAGATTTCATGCTATTGTTACCACTTTGAAAGAGCAATTATACGAAGAAGATGAAATTAAGTTAGATGCGTCAAGCGGAAAAATATACTGCAAACTCATAGACTTGCAAAGAAATCATCTCATTCAAATAAACAAGACGCAACCAACAATTGATGAAGAAATCATTCATAAAAAGATGTTGGTTTTAGACTATCAGGAAGAAAGAATGAAGTTGAGGCTTGACCTATAA
- a CDS encoding alkylmercury lyase family protein, with protein MVTNSNLHYSIIKHIIDKGFAPSADDLAIILDQDKQYVIQGLYDLQEYHGVVLHPNEPKVWVIHPFSLAPTNFYVKTNKGEWWGNCAWCSLGVAALLNDNVKITTTIGAETKQVEINIIDGEIQEKNYFIHFPIPMTNAWDNVIYTCSNMLVFENHQQVDTWTKKHNIPKGDIQPIEKIWNFSKKWYGNHLNPEWTKWTIDDAKKIFAEYELNDKIWKLGASKDRF; from the coding sequence ATGGTAACAAATTCAAACCTTCATTATTCTATAATCAAACACATAATTGACAAAGGATTTGCGCCAAGTGCAGACGACCTTGCAATAATCTTGGACCAAGACAAACAATATGTAATTCAAGGCTTGTATGATTTGCAAGAATATCACGGAGTAGTTTTGCATCCTAACGAACCAAAAGTTTGGGTAATACATCCATTTTCGTTAGCACCGACAAACTTTTATGTCAAAACTAACAAAGGAGAATGGTGGGGAAATTGTGCTTGGTGTTCTTTAGGTGTGGCAGCATTGCTTAATGACAATGTAAAAATCACGACAACAATTGGAGCAGAAACAAAACAAGTTGAAATCAACATCATTGACGGAGAAATACAAGAAAAGAATTACTTCATACATTTTCCAATCCCAATGACCAATGCTTGGGACAATGTAATTTACACGTGTAGCAATATGTTGGTTTTTGAAAACCATCAACAAGTTGACACTTGGACAAAGAAACATAATATACCAAAAGGAGACATTCAGCCAATTGAAAAGATTTGGAACTTTTCTAAAAAATGGTACGGAAATCATCTAAACCCAGAATGGACAAAGTGGACAATAGACGATGCGAAAAAAATATTTGCTGAATACGAACTTAATGACAAAATATGGAAATTGGGAGCATCCAAAGACAGGTTTTAA
- a CDS encoding site-specific DNA-methyltransferase — METNKIYHGNCVEKLKEIEANKVDLIYFDPPFTQRKHSLTNKDNSKTYEFDDKYNSIEEYLELVEDVLKQSKRVLKNTGSVFLHCDKTASHNIRVVMDKIFGRENFQSEIIWSYKRWSNAKKGLLNAHQVIFFYSKSQDFKFNTLYTDYSVTTNLDQILQDRARDENGKSVYKKDENGNVILGKEKKGVPLSDVWEIPYLNPKAKERIGYPTQKPVLLLNQILNIVTDEGDLVVDPFCGSGTTCVSAKSLNRQFIGIDISKDAVELANSRLEEMVISESNLLNKGTNEYQEKTEKELAILKNINAFPVQRNSGIDGFLKDHFEGMPVPVKIQGEYETIEDAIEKLEKASYDKDYKKKILIQTRETGISRLFGFESDVTIMKSLELQTKDLLKKNNEGITASLQKSGFNG; from the coding sequence ATGGAAACTAATAAAATCTACCACGGAAATTGTGTTGAAAAACTCAAAGAAATTGAAGCCAACAAAGTTGACTTGATTTACTTTGACCCACCTTTTACCCAACGTAAACACAGTCTTACGAATAAAGACAATTCTAAAACGTATGAATTTGACGATAAATACAATTCAATTGAAGAGTATTTAGAACTGGTTGAAGATGTCTTGAAACAATCAAAAAGGGTTTTAAAGAACACAGGAAGTGTATTTCTTCATTGCGACAAAACGGCATCACACAATATTAGAGTTGTAATGGACAAGATTTTTGGACGTGAAAATTTCCAAAGTGAAATTATTTGGTCATACAAAAGATGGTCTAATGCCAAAAAAGGACTGTTAAATGCACATCAAGTAATTTTCTTTTATTCTAAATCGCAAGATTTTAAATTCAATACTCTTTATACAGATTATTCAGTAACAACAAATCTTGACCAAATTTTACAAGACAGAGCGCGTGATGAAAACGGGAAATCTGTGTATAAAAAAGATGAAAACGGAAATGTGATTTTAGGTAAAGAGAAAAAAGGTGTGCCTCTTTCTGACGTTTGGGAAATCCCATACTTAAATCCAAAAGCAAAGGAAAGAATAGGTTACCCAACCCAAAAACCAGTTTTATTACTTAATCAAATATTAAACATTGTTACAGACGAAGGCGACTTGGTTGTTGACCCATTTTGTGGAAGCGGAACAACTTGTGTTTCTGCAAAATCTTTAAATAGACAATTTATCGGAATTGACATTTCAAAAGACGCTGTTGAACTTGCAAATTCAAGATTAGAAGAAATGGTAATTTCTGAATCCAATCTTTTAAACAAGGGAACAAACGAATATCAAGAGAAAACCGAAAAAGAATTAGCCATTTTAAAAAACATAAATGCTTTTCCTGTTCAAAGAAATAGCGGAATTGACGGATTTTTAAAAGACCATTTTGAAGGTATGCCAGTTCCGGTAAAAATTCAAGGAGAATATGAAACAATAGAAGACGCAATTGAGAAACTAGAAAAGGCTTCTTATGATAAAGACTATAAAAAGAAAATCTTAATCCAAACAAGAGAAACAGGAATAAGCCGACTTTTTGGTTTTGAATCGGACGTAACAATAATGAAATCACTTGAATTGCAGACGAAAGACCTGCTGAAAAAGAACAACGAAGGCATAACAGCGAGTTTGCAAAAAAGCGGGTTCAATGGTTAA
- a CDS encoding ApaLI family restriction endonuclease, whose protein sequence is MDELIQKLKYLADTYSANLNSQIEQRKEEMKADDTSHYLIYRVLGIATKEGQLIDEYQNVGRFLYKYAGSFLEEAATLCLKYKFPDGEKTKVVNTIGQKPKTFEIDFLNENDAIEVKWRDATTDGDHITKEHTRVQVIKAHGHKPIRIMFYYPQREQAIRIQQTLKTLYAGVEGEYYGGDEAWEYLKAYSGVDLKAILTQIANERTPENGN, encoded by the coding sequence ATGGACGAATTAATACAGAAACTAAAATACCTTGCCGACACTTATTCCGCTAATTTGAATAGCCAAATAGAGCAGAGAAAAGAAGAAATGAAGGCTGACGATACTTCTCATTACCTCATTTATAGAGTTTTGGGTATTGCAACAAAAGAAGGACAGTTAATAGATGAGTATCAAAATGTTGGACGATTCCTATATAAGTATGCGGGTTCATTTCTTGAAGAAGCTGCAACTCTTTGTTTAAAATATAAATTTCCTGATGGTGAAAAGACCAAAGTAGTTAATACAATTGGACAGAAACCAAAAACTTTTGAGATTGATTTCCTAAATGAAAATGATGCCATTGAAGTAAAATGGCGTGATGCAACGACAGATGGAGACCATATTACCAAAGAGCACACAAGGGTTCAAGTAATAAAAGCTCACGGTCACAAACCAATACGAATAATGTTCTACTATCCACAAAGAGAACAAGCCATTAGAATTCAACAAACTTTGAAAACACTTTATGCCGGTGTGGAAGGAGAATATTATGGTGGAGATGAAGCTTGGGAATACTTAAAGGCTTATTCAGGAGTTGACCTAAAAGCTATTTTGACACAGATTGCTAACGAAAGGACACCCGAAAATGGAAACTAA
- a CDS encoding thioredoxin fold domain-containing protein, which translates to MKPVLTILMFFVWSYTTLASDTTIVFRQVDYSDLFELAKKENKGVMLYFHFDGCGACVTMEKTAFKDKNVFDYCNSNFINFEINTRKGKGIEVNKLYNVQLHPTFLFFDNKGNELHKMVGVFSPEEFYRQAYNALLSNKNLTNYKRLYNIGNRQPDFLFDYVYMLRNANELDSTVVNQYLDVTNDNEYKLEKNIKLIYEFSIQSLSKFYFLILLSINFIMASWIIVWLVSVWNSKSLLNLR; encoded by the coding sequence ATGAAACCTGTTTTAACAATACTGATGTTCTTTGTTTGGAGTTATACTACTTTAGCATCCGACACGACAATCGTTTTCCGACAAGTTGACTATTCCGACTTATTTGAACTAGCAAAAAAAGAGAATAAAGGCGTTATGCTTTATTTTCACTTTGACGGTTGTGGAGCCTGTGTGACAATGGAAAAGACGGCTTTCAAAGACAAAAATGTGTTTGATTATTGCAACTCAAACTTTATCAATTTTGAAATCAACACCCGAAAAGGGAAAGGGATTGAGGTTAACAAATTATACAACGTCCAACTACATCCTACTTTCTTATTCTTTGACAATAAAGGAAATGAATTACACAAAATGGTAGGCGTGTTTAGTCCAGAAGAATTCTATCGACAAGCCTATAACGCTTTACTTTCTAATAAGAATTTGACAAACTACAAAAGATTATACAATATAGGAAATAGGCAACCTGACTTTTTGTTTGATTATGTTTATATGTTACGTAACGCAAACGAATTAGACTCAACTGTTGTTAATCAATACTTAGATGTAACAAATGACAACGAATATAAACTTGAAAAGAATATCAAATTAATTTATGAATTCAGTATTCAGAGCCTGTCTAAATTTTATTTTCTAATTCTATTAAGCATCAATTTTATCATGGCAAGTTGGATCATTGTCTGGCTCGTTTCGGTTTGGAACTCAAAGTCTTTACTCAATCTTCGATAG
- the alaS gene encoding alanine--tRNA ligase, which yields MTAQEIRQAFFDFFAAKGHQIVPSAPVVIKNDPTLMFTNAGMNQFKDYFLGHSQAPWPRVADTQKCLRVSGKHNDLEDVGKDTYHHTLFEMLGNWSFGDYFKKEAIAWSWELLTQVYKIPKDRLYVTVFEGSADDNIPFDQEAYDTWLQFAAPDRILKGNKKDNFWEMGDTGPCGPCSEIHVDCRTDSERQTIPGASLVNNDHPQVIEIWNNVFIEFNRKADKSLEKLPAQHVDTGMGFERLVRVLQNKQSNYDTDIFTPIIRKIEAITGITYGSAEPTDIAIRVLSDHIRAITFTIADGQLPSNNKAGYVVRRILRRAVRYAYSYLGYKQPILYQLVPVLTQQLGSVFPELTAQQNFITKVIHEEEQTFLHTLESGLKRFAQIENQTSGKIISGENAFELLDTFGFPFDLTRLIAGERGLSIDEPAFNAALAQQKERSRAAGKIETGDWIILDPQAGTTLFVGYDQLEANAHVVKYRQVKQKGETGYQIVLNITPFYAESGGQVGDTGFLHFHPDEKVAVLNTLKENNLIVHLVAQLPTNMQADCHAIVNTQRRKATNSNHSATHLLHAALREVLGTHVQQKGSLVHPDYLRFDFSHFAKLTDEELQRIQNRVNEKIRENIPLDERRDMPLDEAMQLGAMALFGEKYGDSVRVIIFDPNYSKELCGGTHVKATGEIGLCFVAAESSISAGVRRIEAITGQAAAQMVNSAIDELQTVRHLLNNPSSISEATQKLLHENNRLQKELEKLQAEKAVAIKNELISQAQTTSAGYQLIAAQVALPNADLVKKLAYELRNEVSNLIAVLGAEIDGKAHLTVMIADEIVASTNLNATQIIRNLAKHIQGGGGGQPFYATAGGKNPEGLPYAINESKDMFLT from the coding sequence ATGACCGCCCAAGAAATACGTCAGGCATTTTTTGATTTTTTTGCCGCCAAAGGCCACCAAATAGTACCCTCGGCACCCGTTGTAATTAAAAACGACCCCACGCTAATGTTTACCAACGCGGGGATGAACCAGTTTAAAGATTATTTTTTAGGCCATAGCCAAGCCCCCTGGCCCCGCGTTGCCGACACCCAAAAATGCCTGCGCGTTAGCGGCAAACACAACGACTTAGAAGACGTAGGTAAAGACACCTACCACCATACCCTGTTCGAAATGTTGGGCAACTGGAGCTTTGGCGACTACTTTAAAAAAGAAGCTATCGCCTGGAGTTGGGAACTGCTTACCCAGGTCTATAAAATTCCGAAAGACCGCCTGTATGTTACCGTTTTTGAAGGCAGCGCCGACGATAATATACCCTTCGACCAAGAAGCTTACGATACCTGGCTGCAATTTGCCGCCCCCGACCGCATTTTAAAAGGCAACAAAAAAGATAATTTTTGGGAAATGGGCGACACCGGCCCCTGCGGCCCCTGCTCTGAAATTCATGTTGATTGCCGCACAGACAGCGAGCGCCAAACAATACCCGGAGCCAGTTTAGTAAACAACGACCACCCGCAGGTAATTGAAATATGGAACAACGTGTTTATTGAATTTAACCGCAAAGCCGACAAAAGCCTCGAAAAACTTCCGGCGCAACACGTAGATACGGGCATGGGTTTCGAGCGCTTGGTGCGCGTATTACAAAACAAACAATCGAATTACGATACCGACATTTTTACCCCAATCATCCGGAAAATTGAAGCCATTACCGGCATAACCTACGGCAGCGCCGAACCTACCGATATTGCCATCCGTGTACTCTCTGACCATATTCGCGCCATTACCTTTACCATTGCCGATGGCCAACTACCCTCTAACAATAAAGCCGGCTACGTGGTGCGCCGTATTTTGCGCCGCGCCGTTCGATACGCTTACAGTTATTTAGGCTACAAACAACCCATTTTATACCAGTTAGTGCCCGTTTTAACCCAACAACTCGGCAGCGTTTTTCCCGAGCTAACCGCACAGCAAAACTTTATAACCAAAGTAATTCACGAAGAAGAACAAACCTTTTTGCACACCTTAGAAAGCGGCTTAAAACGATTTGCCCAAATTGAAAATCAAACATCCGGAAAAATTATTTCCGGAGAAAACGCCTTTGAACTTTTAGACACCTTTGGCTTTCCGTTTGACCTCACCCGCTTAATTGCTGGCGAGCGCGGTTTATCTATAGACGAACCCGCATTTAACGCCGCCCTTGCCCAGCAAAAAGAACGCAGCCGCGCCGCCGGCAAAATTGAAACCGGCGACTGGATAATTCTTGACCCACAAGCCGGCACCACCTTATTTGTAGGTTACGACCAATTAGAGGCTAACGCACACGTTGTAAAATACCGACAAGTAAAACAAAAAGGCGAAACAGGCTACCAAATTGTGCTAAATATTACCCCATTTTATGCCGAAAGCGGCGGACAAGTGGGCGATACCGGCTTTCTGCATTTTCATCCGGATGAAAAGGTTGCGGTGTTAAACACCCTTAAAGAAAATAATTTAATTGTGCATTTAGTAGCCCAGCTTCCTACAAATATGCAAGCCGATTGCCATGCTATTGTTAATACCCAACGCCGGAAAGCCACCAACAGCAACCACTCGGCAACCCATTTGCTACATGCCGCCCTGCGCGAAGTGTTGGGTACGCACGTGCAACAAAAAGGCTCGTTGGTACACCCCGACTATTTGCGCTTCGACTTTTCGCATTTTGCCAAACTTACCGACGAAGAATTACAGCGCATACAAAACCGCGTAAACGAAAAAATTCGCGAAAATATACCCTTAGACGAACGCCGCGATATGCCCCTTGACGAAGCTATGCAACTTGGAGCCATGGCCTTGTTTGGCGAAAAATATGGCGATAGCGTGCGCGTTATAATTTTTGACCCCAACTACTCGAAAGAACTATGCGGAGGTACGCACGTAAAAGCAACCGGAGAGATTGGCCTGTGTTTTGTTGCCGCCGAAAGCAGTATATCGGCGGGGGTGCGCCGCATTGAGGCTATTACCGGCCAAGCTGCTGCGCAAATGGTAAACAGCGCTATTGACGAGCTACAAACCGTGCGCCATTTGTTAAATAACCCCAGCAGTATAAGCGAGGCAACACAAAAACTATTGCACGAAAACAACCGCTTACAAAAAGAATTAGAAAAACTGCAGGCCGAGAAAGCAGTAGCCATTAAAAACGAACTTATTAGCCAGGCACAAACCACCTCAGCCGGATACCAGCTAATTGCCGCCCAAGTTGCCTTGCCCAACGCCGATTTGGTAAAAAAATTAGCTTACGAACTGCGCAACGAAGTATCGAACTTAATTGCTGTATTGGGTGCCGAAATTGACGGCAAAGCCCATTTAACCGTAATGATAGCCGATGAAATTGTGGCCAGCACCAACTTAAATGCAACCCAAATTATACGCAATTTGGCAAAACATATACAAGGCGGCGGCGGCGGACAGCCCTTTTATGCTACCGCAGGCGGTAAAAATCCCGAAGGTTTGCCCTACGCTATTAACGAAAGCAAAGACATGTTTTTGACTTAG
- a CDS encoding toxin-antitoxin system YwqK family antitoxin: MIFSLITQRTKKAYFLVFLGCAFLFLLDACSQNTQQGNSKTATANSTAADTTKPANPNRQLTEREQKRAHANEQAMQFFEKTPYKETAQGKFFKGIGNFSTFDRVINYHPNGQYQTTFFVRANDTIKDGKYTKYYSNGVVEEEGNYLSGKKHGQWLAYYYTDAGAEPIEEKIEFWEHGVKDGESLEKHKNGRARKQVFYKMGKEEGIGRTWFPTGQVESEVNFKNGKRDGESKAYYANGKLQAVSMVKNGQKEGLTEDYYETGIKRRAIHYKNGKRNGEYKVWNEQGELKVIGEYKNGETIKEITY; this comes from the coding sequence ATGATATTTTCGTTAATTACCCAAAGAACAAAAAAAGCATATTTTCTTGTTTTTTTAGGCTGTGCCTTCTTGTTTTTGTTAGATGCTTGCTCGCAAAACACCCAGCAAGGCAATTCTAAAACAGCAACAGCCAATTCTACTGCCGCCGATACTACAAAGCCAGCCAACCCAAACCGCCAACTTACCGAGCGCGAACAAAAACGCGCCCATGCCAACGAACAGGCCATGCAGTTTTTCGAAAAAACACCTTATAAAGAAACCGCACAAGGAAAATTTTTTAAAGGAATTGGCAATTTTTCCACTTTCGACCGTGTAATAAACTACCATCCAAACGGCCAGTATCAAACAACCTTTTTTGTTAGAGCCAACGATACCATTAAAGATGGCAAATACACCAAATATTATAGCAACGGCGTGGTTGAAGAAGAAGGCAATTACCTGAGTGGCAAAAAACACGGCCAATGGTTAGCCTATTACTACACCGATGCAGGCGCCGAACCAATTGAAGAAAAAATTGAATTTTGGGAGCATGGTGTTAAAGATGGAGAATCCCTTGAAAAACATAAAAATGGCCGCGCCCGCAAACAAGTTTTTTACAAAATGGGCAAAGAGGAGGGCATAGGCCGCACCTGGTTCCCAACCGGACAAGTTGAATCTGAAGTAAATTTTAAAAATGGCAAACGAGACGGCGAATCGAAAGCCTACTACGCCAACGGCAAATTACAGGCCGTAAGCATGGTTAAAAATGGCCAAAAAGAAGGCCTTACCGAAGATTATTACGAAACCGGAATTAAACGCCGCGCAATTCATTATAAAAACGGCAAACGCAACGGCGAATACAAAGTTTGGAACGAACAAGGCGAACTTAAAGTAATTGGCGAATATAAAAACGGCGAAACTATTAAAGAGATAACCTATTAA
- a CDS encoding trypsin-like peptidase domain-containing protein: MTRVLLRLTSSIYGVIPAAIARKIVSFFIFLLFTLLTAKANNITSNENNQEFIDFINGVKKAAIELDYADQKEVDNGSSKYLEAFSDYLKNDMGFETVAFTSAAKEEMFSQVASFCEVARVKPKIEYYNNLFFTNFKIDFISCLDQTFSYKSQDTIYLSESSNLYESLIQTWAKTCNIKNKKYNTANQFKLPIDATGWTREKLYASFENLPPDDELAGIYTQNPEAQSTQEYQVALVPLKTNKYQIVYLDGASNYLDWHEGELIGEIIASSVDKIYNVRWRKPNKLSDETVTISLDPNGITLLTNEKRQLGFTKAFPKKSSLNDRPISTGTGIAISTDGYILTNTHVIEGGSRFEFQITDAQSGITSIYNGVLEKTDPQNDLAILKIVDMSFKPLLPVPYKFNTQMADMAEKVYTLGYPLTQTMGTSVKFQDGTISALNGYNGDATTYQVGMSVEPGNSGGPLFNEKGELIGIIKARHSKAPNATYVIKIRYAVSLIQRLKHPPTLTEDSALSLLSITDQIKILRPYVFLIKVYDK; encoded by the coding sequence ATGACAAGAGTTTTACTCCGCCTTACGAGTAGTATCTACGGTGTTATACCTGCTGCCATTGCTAGAAAAATAGTCAGTTTTTTTATTTTTTTGCTTTTTACCCTACTGACAGCAAAGGCAAACAACATAACAAGCAACGAAAACAACCAAGAGTTTATTGATTTTATTAATGGTGTAAAAAAAGCTGCTATTGAATTAGACTACGCTGACCAAAAAGAAGTTGACAACGGCAGTAGCAAGTATTTAGAAGCTTTTTCTGACTATCTTAAAAATGATATGGGCTTTGAAACGGTGGCGTTTACCAGCGCGGCCAAAGAAGAAATGTTTAGCCAGGTTGCCTCATTTTGCGAGGTAGCTCGCGTTAAGCCTAAAATTGAATATTACAACAACCTCTTTTTTACCAATTTTAAAATAGACTTTATAAGCTGCTTAGACCAAACATTTTCTTATAAATCGCAGGATACTATTTATTTATCTGAAAGTAGCAATTTATATGAAAGCTTAATACAGACGTGGGCAAAAACCTGTAACATAAAAAACAAAAAATACAATACTGCCAACCAGTTTAAACTGCCAATTGATGCTACTGGTTGGACGAGGGAAAAACTATATGCCAGCTTCGAGAACTTGCCGCCCGACGATGAACTTGCCGGAATTTATACCCAAAACCCCGAAGCACAATCAACCCAAGAATACCAAGTTGCCCTTGTACCGCTAAAAACCAATAAGTACCAAATTGTTTACCTCGATGGGGCTTCTAATTATTTAGACTGGCATGAAGGCGAACTGATAGGCGAAATAATAGCCTCATCTGTTGATAAAATATACAATGTAAGATGGCGCAAGCCAAATAAACTTAGCGACGAAACAGTTACCATCTCGCTTGACCCAAATGGAATTACTTTATTAACGAACGAAAAAAGACAATTAGGATTTACTAAGGCTTTTCCTAAAAAATCATCTTTAAACGACCGACCAATATCAACCGGAACCGGCATAGCTATCAGCACTGATGGCTATATCCTTACAAATACACACGTAATTGAAGGCGGCTCGCGTTTTGAATTCCAAATAACCGATGCTCAATCCGGAATAACCTCCATCTATAATGGCGTTTTAGAAAAGACAGATCCGCAAAACGATTTAGCCATTTTAAAAATTGTCGATATGTCGTTTAAGCCGTTACTTCCTGTACCGTATAAGTTTAACACCCAAATGGCCGACATGGCCGAAAAAGTTTATACCCTCGGCTACCCGCTTACCCAAACAATGGGTACAAGTGTAAAATTTCAGGATGGGACCATATCGGCATTAAACGGGTATAATGGCGATGCAACTACTTACCAAGTGGGTATGTCTGTTGAACCCGGAAATAGCGGCGGCCCACTATTTAATGAAAAGGGCGAACTTATTGGCATTATAAAAGCCCGCCACAGTAAAGCGCCAAATGCTACTTACGTCATTAAAATCAGGTATGCTGTTTCGTTAATACAGCGCCTTAAACACCCACCTACCCTTACCGAAGACAGTGCGCTTAGCTTGCTTAGTATTACCGACCAAATTAAAATACTGC